Proteins co-encoded in one Flavivirga eckloniae genomic window:
- a CDS encoding phosphoribosyltransferase — MEVTTLNKDAFSKKSTELVSKIDFNPDIIVGILNGGGHVVNKIKGEKRFENVQFESIKLQRDNKFKNNYLIRSILKSLPYSITNWLRNYESNKARKLVNTLNLEYLSNCGIDFKFNSSSGKTINNILVIDDAIDTGKTMFIVKSHLAKEFPKAKIKTAVISWTLENSIVTPDYYLFTKRLVRYPWSKDYKEKDFEKKSSGY; from the coding sequence TTGGAAGTAACAACATTAAATAAAGATGCTTTTTCTAAAAAGAGTACCGAATTGGTCTCTAAAATAGATTTTAACCCAGATATCATTGTAGGTATACTGAATGGTGGAGGTCATGTTGTTAACAAAATTAAAGGCGAGAAAAGATTTGAAAATGTGCAGTTTGAATCAATAAAACTTCAAAGAGATAATAAGTTTAAAAATAATTATCTCATTAGGTCTATACTGAAATCTTTACCATATAGTATTACGAATTGGCTAAGAAACTATGAATCCAATAAAGCAAGAAAACTAGTTAATACCTTAAATTTAGAGTATCTGTCCAACTGTGGTATCGATTTTAAATTTAATTCAAGTTCAGGAAAAACCATTAATAATATTCTTGTAATCGATGATGCTATCGATACAGGAAAAACGATGTTTATTGTTAAGAGTCATTTAGCTAAAGAATTTCCGAAAGCAAAAATAAAAACAGCTGTCATTTCATGGACCTTAGAGAATTCTATTGTAACTCCAGACTATTATTTGTTTACAAAAAGGTTGGTAAGATATCCTTGGTCCAAAGACTATAAAGAAAAAGATTTTGAAAAAAAGAGCTCTGGTTATTGA
- the recR gene encoding recombination mediator RecR gives MEYSSKLLERAVNEMSQLPGIGKRTALRLVLHMLRQPKEQTLMLSEALQAVRNEVKFCKSCHNISDQDLCEICTTPNRDLGVICVVEDIKDVMAIENTSSFKGLYHVLGGKISPMDGIGPHDLNIESLVKKVKEGTIKELIFALSSTMEGDTTNFYIYKQIKEYEILTSTIARGISVGDELEYADEITLGRSIVNRIPFENSLKH, from the coding sequence ATGGAATATTCTTCTAAACTTTTGGAACGGGCAGTTAACGAGATGTCGCAATTGCCAGGCATTGGTAAGCGAACGGCCCTACGCTTGGTATTACACATGTTAAGGCAGCCAAAAGAGCAAACCTTAATGCTTTCTGAAGCTTTACAAGCTGTGCGCAACGAAGTTAAATTTTGTAAATCGTGCCATAATATAAGTGATCAAGATCTTTGTGAGATTTGTACCACCCCAAATAGAGATTTAGGGGTTATATGTGTTGTAGAGGATATTAAAGATGTCATGGCAATAGAAAATACGAGCTCATTTAAAGGGCTATACCATGTACTGGGAGGCAAAATCTCTCCTATGGATGGCATAGGACCGCATGACCTAAATATAGAGTCATTGGTAAAAAAAGTTAAAGAGGGTACAATAAAAGAACTGATCTTTGCGTTGAGCTCGACGATGGAAGGGGACACCACCAATTTTTATATATATAAACAAATAAAAGAATACGAAATTTTAACATCTACAATTGCAAGGGGGATATCTGTTGGTGATGAGCTGGAGTATGCCGATGAAATTACTTTGGGTAGAAGCATAGTAAATAGAATTCCGTTTGAAAACTCCTTAAAACACTAA
- a CDS encoding sodium:solute symporter has translation MSATQIMLLIAAYFGVLIFISYLTSKEDSNETFFKAKKQSPWFVVAFGMIGASLSGVTFISVPGWVEVSQFSYMQVVFGYLAGYFVIAYILLPIYYKLNVTSIYQYLEGRFGVVSYKTGAFFFFISRVLGASFRLYLVAIVLQKFVFDAYGFPFWGTVTISILLIWLYTFKGGIKTIVWTDTLQTLFMLVAVVIAIILITDKLDWTLSEFLASNELAQYNKIFFTESFLTKNHLIKSFLGGMFIAICMTGLDQDMMQKNLTCKTLKDAQKNMVSFSLVLIVVNFIFLLLGALLFIYANKFNIATPMLDGKVKTDLLFPEIALNGGLSISLAIVFLLGLIAAAYSSADSALTSLTTSFCVDFLGIEKMEASKQKGLRKRIHVLMSIILVFVIVAFKYILDSNVIDNLLKVAGYTYGPLLGLFAFGIFTKFKVKDKYVWLITIISVVLSYLIGKIPPEQIGGYVIGYELLIINGLITFLGLILIRSKQN, from the coding sequence ATGTCTGCAACACAAATCATGCTACTTATAGCAGCCTACTTTGGGGTGCTCATTTTTATATCTTATTTAACTAGCAAAGAAGACTCAAATGAAACTTTCTTCAAGGCAAAAAAGCAATCGCCCTGGTTTGTTGTTGCATTTGGAATGATTGGCGCCTCGCTTTCTGGAGTTACCTTTATTTCTGTTCCAGGTTGGGTTGAAGTTTCCCAGTTTAGCTACATGCAGGTAGTTTTTGGATACTTAGCGGGTTACTTTGTTATAGCCTATATATTGCTTCCTATTTATTATAAACTTAATGTAACTTCAATATATCAATATTTAGAAGGTCGATTTGGAGTAGTGAGTTATAAAACAGGAGCTTTTTTCTTTTTTATATCGAGAGTTTTAGGAGCTTCTTTTCGTTTATACCTAGTTGCCATTGTGTTGCAAAAATTTGTTTTTGATGCTTATGGCTTCCCTTTTTGGGGTACAGTAACGATTTCAATCTTATTAATATGGCTATATACTTTTAAAGGTGGTATTAAAACAATTGTTTGGACGGATACTTTACAGACCTTATTCATGCTTGTTGCTGTGGTTATAGCTATTATTCTTATTACCGATAAATTAGATTGGACGCTTTCTGAATTTTTAGCTTCCAACGAACTAGCCCAATACAATAAAATCTTTTTCACAGAATCCTTTTTAACAAAAAATCATCTTATAAAATCCTTTCTTGGGGGGATGTTTATTGCTATTTGTATGACTGGACTAGATCAAGATATGATGCAGAAAAATCTAACTTGTAAAACGCTGAAAGATGCTCAAAAAAATATGGTTTCTTTTAGTTTGGTTTTAATTGTTGTTAATTTTATTTTCTTGCTACTTGGGGCTCTCCTGTTTATTTATGCCAATAAATTTAACATCGCTACACCCATGTTAGACGGAAAAGTAAAAACCGATTTACTATTTCCCGAAATAGCCTTAAACGGCGGCTTGAGTATATCGCTCGCCATTGTATTTTTACTGGGCTTAATTGCCGCTGCTTATAGTAGTGCTGATAGTGCCTTAACATCTTTAACCACATCTTTTTGTGTGGATTTTTTAGGCATAGAAAAAATGGAAGCGTCTAAACAAAAAGGCTTACGAAAACGCATTCATGTTTTAATGAGTATTATTCTTGTTTTCGTAATTGTGGCTTTTAAGTATATTTTAGACAGCAACGTAATCGATAATCTTTTAAAAGTGGCTGGTTATACCTACGGCCCGCTACTCGGGCTATTTGCTTTCGGTATTTTCACCAAATTTAAAGTTAAAGATAAATACGTTTGGCTTATCACCATTATATCTGTGGTGCTTTCTTATTTAATAGGAAAAATTCCACCAGAACAAATTGGAGGTTACGTAATTGGCTATGAACTTTTAATAATTAACGGGCTTATTACGTTTTTAGGTTTAATATTGATTCGTAGCAAGCAAAACTAA
- a CDS encoding CoA-binding protein: MKKKTLVLGASLKRNRYSNYAIQRLVANEFEVVAFGLKKGEVSGIQIENELILYRNIHTVTLYLNPKRQRDYYDYIVSLKPERVIFNPGTENSEFYKILKENDIAYEVACTLVLLATNQY; the protein is encoded by the coding sequence ATGAAAAAGAAAACATTAGTATTGGGAGCTTCTTTAAAACGAAATAGATATTCTAACTATGCCATTCAACGATTGGTAGCCAATGAATTTGAGGTGGTAGCCTTTGGTTTGAAAAAAGGTGAGGTTTCTGGAATACAGATTGAAAATGAGCTGATATTATATAGAAACATACATACAGTAACGTTATACCTAAACCCAAAGAGACAGAGAGATTATTACGATTATATAGTATCGTTAAAACCTGAACGTGTTATTTTTAATCCAGGTACCGAAAATTCCGAGTTTTATAAAATTTTAAAAGAAAACGATATTGCTTATGAGGTAGCTTGTACTTTAGTTTTGCTTGCTACGAATCAATATTAA
- a CDS encoding outer membrane beta-barrel family protein, with the protein MYKFIFVCLILFTISAKAHATDPEKNADKTGTISGKVLDAKLKQPLPYVNIIIKNTAGKIITGGISTDDGTFKIEKVAEGKVVVSIQYIGYKTHKKEVTIGKGNYRVNLGNILLKEEAEGLDEVTVIAETSSIQQKVDRKIITIGKDLAATGTASELMVGIPSVSVDAQSGDVSLRGNQNVRVMVDGKLSNIPTAQLLKQIPSTAIKSIELITNPSAKYNPEGMSGIINIVLHKNTMVGFNGDISTTLSHEVEAKFNSAINLNYRTGKFNVYTNYSNNIAKNVNNGHVFRSENNSDQFFEFLTNRKSHLFKVGVDIYINDKNTVSLFTNQNVADNGITSSTQAFFNDSAFNQSQRLIADGENNSSQYNFDYKLDFKKEGHNIELEVDHNIFDEDNPVDYFIFLGDQSNYKDFNKTDRVRTTVNLDYVNPLSDSSKLELGLQARLFNTDINFASTGETYNNSGALAPTPNTVFDYTRDIYSAYATFSQKLEKLTYQVGLRAESVNVDALALQTDVVSNITTPIVFNNDYFEIYPSAFLTYSPSDKNSYQLSYSRRVDRPGIGQVNPIKEWSTPLVSSFGNQALEPQFTNSIELNYTRNLKDRKGSVTAGVFYRAISDEINRALFIDKSDVSSGRIILTHDNFDDTSAYGLEISSNYRPTKWWSINGSFDFYSQTQKGIAESLNAPIETATVNNIVTEIEEVDNVAWNLKMFNNFKMSKKISLTAFVFYRGQNKTIQFDIDPMFFINLGARVSFAKGKGSFNLNFNDIFNTMHFSGEGSKPYNQDIFFNWESHTVSTGLTYRFGGGKFRAKSRKNRDKDEKSGSGGFL; encoded by the coding sequence ATGTACAAATTTATTTTTGTGTGTCTTATATTGTTTACAATATCTGCAAAGGCACATGCAACAGATCCAGAAAAAAATGCTGACAAAACCGGTACCATATCCGGAAAAGTATTAGACGCTAAACTAAAACAACCCTTACCATACGTTAATATCATTATTAAAAATACTGCTGGTAAAATAATAACCGGAGGCATCTCTACAGATGATGGAACTTTTAAAATTGAAAAAGTAGCAGAAGGTAAAGTCGTTGTAAGTATTCAATATATAGGATACAAAACGCATAAAAAAGAGGTTACCATAGGCAAAGGTAATTACAGAGTTAATTTGGGCAACATCCTATTGAAAGAGGAAGCCGAAGGTTTAGATGAAGTTACAGTTATCGCAGAAACCTCATCTATTCAACAAAAAGTAGATCGAAAAATAATAACTATAGGTAAAGATCTAGCTGCTACCGGAACAGCTTCGGAACTAATGGTAGGTATTCCATCTGTTAGTGTAGATGCACAATCTGGAGATGTTAGCCTTAGAGGAAACCAGAATGTAAGGGTTATGGTAGATGGTAAATTATCTAACATTCCAACGGCTCAATTACTAAAACAAATTCCATCTACAGCAATAAAATCTATTGAATTAATTACCAACCCTTCTGCAAAATACAACCCAGAAGGTATGAGTGGCATCATTAATATTGTTTTACATAAAAACACCATGGTTGGTTTTAATGGTGATATTAGCACAACATTGTCTCATGAAGTAGAAGCAAAATTCAACAGTGCTATTAATTTAAATTATCGTACGGGTAAGTTTAACGTATATACTAATTATAGTAATAATATCGCAAAAAACGTTAACAATGGTCATGTGTTTAGATCTGAAAACAACTCCGATCAGTTTTTTGAGTTTTTAACAAACAGAAAATCGCATTTATTTAAAGTAGGTGTAGATATTTACATTAATGACAAAAACACGGTTTCCTTATTCACAAATCAAAATGTTGCAGATAATGGTATAACAAGCAGCACGCAAGCTTTTTTTAATGACAGTGCGTTTAATCAAAGCCAAAGACTTATTGCAGATGGCGAGAACAACTCGTCGCAATATAATTTTGATTATAAGCTAGATTTTAAAAAAGAAGGTCATAATATTGAGTTAGAAGTAGATCACAACATCTTTGATGAAGACAACCCTGTTGACTATTTTATCTTTTTAGGGGATCAAAGTAATTATAAGGATTTTAACAAAACAGATAGAGTGAGAACTACCGTTAATCTAGACTACGTAAACCCTTTATCGGACTCGTCTAAATTAGAACTTGGACTTCAAGCCAGATTGTTCAACACCGATATTAATTTTGCTTCAACTGGAGAAACATATAATAACTCCGGTGCTCTGGCACCAACACCTAATACTGTATTCGATTATACCAGAGATATTTACTCGGCATATGCTACTTTTAGCCAAAAACTTGAGAAGTTGACGTACCAAGTAGGACTAAGAGCCGAAAGTGTTAATGTTGATGCATTAGCATTACAAACAGACGTGGTTTCGAACATAACAACTCCTATTGTATTTAATAACGATTATTTTGAAATATACCCTTCTGCTTTCCTAACGTATTCGCCTTCAGATAAAAATTCGTATCAATTAAGCTATAGTCGTCGTGTAGATCGGCCAGGTATAGGGCAAGTAAACCCTATTAAAGAGTGGAGTACACCGCTGGTTTCTTCATTTGGTAATCAGGCCTTGGAACCTCAGTTTACAAACTCTATAGAATTAAATTACACAAGAAATTTAAAAGATCGTAAAGGCAGCGTTACTGCTGGAGTGTTCTATCGTGCAATTTCCGATGAAATTAATAGAGCCTTATTTATTGACAAAAGTGATGTTAGTTCTGGTAGAATTATTTTAACTCACGATAATTTTGACGATACTTCTGCCTACGGACTTGAAATATCATCTAACTACCGCCCTACTAAATGGTGGAGCATCAATGGTAGTTTCGACTTTTATTCGCAAACTCAAAAAGGTATTGCAGAAAGCCTGAATGCTCCAATTGAAACAGCAACCGTAAACAATATTGTGACAGAAATCGAAGAGGTAGATAATGTAGCTTGGAACCTTAAAATGTTTAACAATTTTAAGATGAGTAAAAAAATAAGCTTAACAGCTTTCGTATTTTATAGAGGGCAAAATAAAACCATACAGTTTGATATAGATCCGATGTTTTTTATAAACCTTGGTGCCCGGGTAAGTTTTGCCAAAGGAAAAGGCTCGTTTAATTTAAATTTCAACGATATATTCAATACCATGCATTTTTCTGGAGAAGGCTCTAAACCTTATAATCAAGACATTTTCTTTAACTGGGAAAGCCATACCGTATCTACAGGTTTAACCTATAGATTTGGTGGTGGAAAATTCCGTGCTAAATCACGTAAAAATAGAGATAAGGACGAAAAGTCTGGAAGCGGTGGCTTCCTTTAA